A single genomic interval of Arachis duranensis cultivar V14167 chromosome 7, aradu.V14167.gnm2.J7QH, whole genome shotgun sequence harbors:
- the LOC107457730 gene encoding uncharacterized protein LOC107457730 gives MSFTLNSKAQTLSSHSLPLDSHSTLDSRLLHTCRRLVVRLVLSPAFQRLPAFPGLLVASHKSSSSALVISYFWVPAFIEDRGPSWGRHSSSFGVGSSQSPSRSGLLIIGSPYILWNILRSCEAMAKRIQGYCSR, from the exons ATGTCTTTCACTCTCAATTCTAAGGCTCAAACTCTCTCTTCTCACTCACTACCACTAGATTCTCACTCGACTCTCGACTCTCGTCTCCTTCACACTTGCCGGCGTCTCGTCGTTCGTCTCGTCTTGTCACCGGCGTTTCAACGTCTTCCGGCCTTCCCAGGGCTCCTCGTCGCCAGCCACAAAAGCAGCTCGTCGGCGCTCGTCATCTCCTATTTTTGGGTCCCCGCCTTCATTGAGGATCGTGGACCATCATGGGGTCGTCACTCGTCGTCTTTTGGTGTCGGGTCCTCACAGTCACCTAGTCGCAGTGGACTGTTA ATTATTGGCTCCCCGTATATCCTCTGGAATATTTTGAGAAGTTGTGAAGCTATGGCTAAAAGGATACAAGGTTATTGTTCTAGATAG
- the LOC110273522 gene encoding dephospho-CoA kinase-like yields the protein MDKFTKPIIVVWIDPETEKKRLMRRDKSNEENARNRINDQMTLDLKMNKADMVTDNTGSLDHLNEQFQKVLIEVSKPLTWTQFSLSKNGASVILASLTSGVVLCIKALL from the coding sequence ATGGACAAGTTCACAAAGCCGATTATAGTTGTGTGGATTGATCCTGAAACAGAGAAAAAGAGACTCATGAGAAGAGACAAATCAAATGAGGAGAATGCTAGGAACAGGATCAATGATCAAATGACACTTGATTTGAAGATGAATAAAGCAGATATGGTGACAGATAACACTGGATCACTTGATCACTTGAATGAACAGTTTCAGAAGGTTCTAATTGAAGTGTCAAAACCCTTGACATGGACTCAGTTTTCACTTTCGAAGAATGGAGCCTCGGTCATACTTGCTTCACTGACTTCGGGTGTTGTTTTGTGTATAAAAGCACTTTTATAA